A genome region from Bacteroides stercoris ATCC 43183 includes the following:
- a CDS encoding cation-translocating P-type ATPase, with protein sequence MEKRKHYEGLNDQQVVESRAKYGVNLLTPPKKDSLWKQFLEKFSDPLIVILIIAGILSIGIACYEYFGLGEGLTVFFEPAGIFVAILLATGLAFYFELKANKAFNLLNKVNNDEPVKVIRNSNVTVVPKKDIVVGDIVLLSTGDEVPADGELLESITLHMDESTLTGEPVCSKTTIESEFDSEATYLSNYVLRGTRVMEGHGVYRVDKVGDSTENGKLFAKMTGSDIDEKLEEYDEIKEERELTEEENKEYIKLLAAQQGVRKGVKTPLNEQLDGLSELITNLSYGFATLIIVGRIAHYFSWNLLACCLIIPTALFFYLVIKKFEDWSKTACVSTIITFAVIFIGAVLGLHEYLLPEAELSGLLAHTLDTLMIAVTLIVVAVPEGLPMAVTLSLAYSMRSMLKTNNLVRKMHACETMGAITVICTDKTGTLTQNKMQVYETKFYNLDKQQLKEDEASKLIAEGIAVNSTASLDLSGTEPNVVGNPTEGALLLWLHKQGIDHVTLKESANTLSEIPFSTERKYMATVVTSSVNGKKILYVKGAPEIVYGMCNSSSANVSKSEVDNQLQAYQKKAMRTLGFAYQILDDNDKYIESGKVVATGLNFLGIVAISDPIRTDVPAAVTECIKAGIKVKIVTGDTTGTAIEIGRQIGLWSNTDSDKHIITGPEFAKLSDSELDDIVLDLKIIARARPMDKQRLVESLQRKNQVVSVTGDGTNDAPALKAAHVGLSMGAGTSVAKEASDITIIDNSFSSIGRAVMWGRSLYQNIQRFLLFQLTVNVAACFIVLVGAFMGAESPLTVTQMLWVNLIMDTFGAMALASLPPSAEVMNDKPRERQAFIINKPMAFDIVGVGGFFFLLTLLFVYIFQHSDVTSLMDLLTLQLGEANSVTPYEQTLIFSIFVWTHFWYMFNTRSFETGKSLFKLKLSSGFKTIVGVIVIGQIIIVEVFYEFFNVEPMFHTLNWTLNVSGIIDWLIIVVLSSLVLWVRELWHLLSAKKN encoded by the coding sequence ATGGAAAAAAGAAAACATTACGAAGGTTTAAACGACCAACAAGTTGTTGAGAGTCGTGCCAAGTATGGCGTGAATCTTTTAACGCCACCTAAGAAGGATTCACTTTGGAAACAATTTCTAGAGAAATTCTCTGATCCTTTAATTGTCATATTAATAATAGCCGGTATCTTATCTATTGGTATCGCTTGCTATGAATATTTTGGCCTTGGGGAAGGTTTGACAGTCTTTTTTGAACCAGCTGGTATTTTTGTAGCTATACTGTTGGCAACAGGTTTGGCATTCTATTTTGAGCTTAAGGCAAACAAGGCTTTTAACCTATTGAACAAGGTTAATAATGACGAACCGGTAAAAGTAATTAGAAATAGCAACGTAACGGTAGTTCCTAAAAAAGATATTGTTGTTGGGGATATTGTTTTATTGAGTACTGGTGATGAAGTTCCTGCTGATGGAGAACTGCTGGAATCAATTACACTCCATATGGATGAGTCAACCTTAACTGGAGAGCCGGTTTGTAGCAAAACTACTATTGAATCTGAATTTGATTCTGAAGCTACTTATCTTTCTAATTATGTATTGCGTGGTACAAGAGTAATGGAAGGACACGGTGTATATAGAGTAGATAAGGTTGGCGATTCTACTGAAAATGGAAAACTTTTCGCTAAAATGACAGGTAGTGATATAGATGAAAAGTTGGAAGAATATGATGAAATAAAGGAAGAGAGAGAACTAACGGAAGAAGAAAATAAGGAATACATTAAACTTCTAGCTGCTCAACAGGGTGTAAGGAAAGGTGTTAAAACTCCTCTGAATGAGCAATTGGATGGTTTAAGTGAACTTATTACAAATTTAAGTTATGGCTTTGCTACATTAATCATTGTTGGTAGAATAGCTCATTATTTCTCATGGAATCTGTTGGCATGCTGTTTGATTATTCCAACTGCTCTTTTCTTTTACCTGGTTATTAAGAAATTTGAAGACTGGTCAAAAACTGCATGTGTTTCTACTATTATAACTTTTGCGGTTATATTCATAGGTGCTGTTTTAGGTTTACATGAATATTTGTTGCCTGAGGCAGAATTGTCAGGACTCTTAGCTCATACATTGGACACCCTTATGATTGCTGTAACTCTTATTGTTGTAGCTGTACCAGAAGGGTTGCCTATGGCAGTAACATTGAGTCTTGCTTATTCTATGAGAAGTATGCTGAAAACAAATAACCTGGTTCGTAAAATGCATGCTTGTGAAACAATGGGTGCAATTACCGTTATTTGTACTGATAAAACTGGTACTTTGACACAAAATAAAATGCAGGTTTATGAAACCAAATTTTATAATCTGGATAAACAACAGCTTAAAGAAGACGAGGCAAGCAAACTTATAGCTGAAGGTATTGCTGTTAACTCAACAGCATCACTAGACCTGTCAGGAACTGAACCAAATGTTGTTGGAAATCCTACTGAAGGTGCCTTACTATTATGGTTACACAAACAAGGAATAGACCATGTAACTTTAAAAGAGAGTGCTAATACTTTATCTGAGATACCATTCTCTACAGAAAGAAAATACATGGCTACTGTCGTTACTTCTTCAGTTAATGGAAAGAAAATCCTGTATGTAAAGGGTGCTCCTGAAATAGTTTACGGAATGTGTAACAGTTCTTCTGCTAATGTAAGTAAATCAGAAGTTGACAATCAGCTTCAGGCTTATCAGAAAAAAGCTATGCGTACATTGGGATTTGCTTATCAGATACTGGATGATAATGATAAATATATCGAAAGTGGAAAGGTAGTTGCTACAGGTCTTAATTTCTTAGGTATTGTAGCTATCTCTGACCCTATTAGAACAGATGTTCCAGCTGCTGTAACAGAATGTATAAAAGCCGGTATTAAAGTTAAAATAGTAACAGGAGATACTACTGGTACTGCTATTGAAATCGGTAGACAGATTGGACTTTGGTCAAATACTGACAGCGATAAGCATATTATAACTGGTCCTGAATTTGCTAAATTAAGCGACAGTGAATTAGATGATATAGTTCTTGATCTTAAGATTATAGCCAGAGCGAGACCAATGGACAAACAGCGTTTGGTTGAATCTCTGCAAAGGAAGAATCAGGTTGTATCAGTTACTGGAGATGGTACTAATGACGCTCCTGCTTTGAAAGCCGCTCATGTTGGTTTGTCTATGGGTGCTGGTACTTCAGTCGCTAAAGAAGCTAGTGATATAACTATTATTGATAACTCATTTAGCAGTATTGGTAGGGCTGTTATGTGGGGTCGCTCTCTTTACCAGAATATTCAACGTTTCTTACTATTCCAGTTAACTGTAAATGTTGCAGCTTGTTTTATTGTTCTAGTTGGAGCATTTATGGGTGCTGAATCACCACTAACTGTTACACAAATGTTGTGGGTGAACTTGATTATGGATACATTTGGCGCAATGGCATTGGCTTCACTTCCTCCTTCAGCAGAAGTTATGAATGATAAGCCAAGGGAAAGACAGGCCTTTATCATCAATAAGCCTATGGCTTTCGATATTGTTGGTGTTGGTGGTTTCTTCTTCCTGTTGACACTATTATTCGTTTATATTTTCCAGCACAGTGATGTTACTAGTTTAATGGACTTATTAACTTTACAGTTGGGCGAAGCAAATAGCGTAACTCCTTATGAGCAGACACTGATTTTCTCAATATTTGTGTGGACACATTTCTGGTATATGTTTAATACCCGTTCCTTCGAAACTGGAAAAAGCTTGTTCAAACTTAAGCTAAGCTCAGGATTCAAAACGATAGTTGGTGTTATTGTTATTGGACAAATTATCATAGTAGAAGTATTCTATGAGTTCTTTAATGTTGAGCCAATGTTCCACACACTTAATTGGACTTTGAATGTATCAGGTATTATAGATTGGCTTATTATTGTAGTCTTATCTTCACTTGTCCTTTGGGTTAGAGAACTATGGCATCTATTAAGTGCTAAGAAAAACTAA
- a CDS encoding site-specific integrase produces the protein MSKSTFKILFYIRKNQVNKDGTVCIMVRLTVSGEVSQFSSKLNIDPKAWDVKQGKAAGNSVKARQLNDLLEDIRTSLKNHYRDIEMHESFVTAEKVRNAFLGYTIKQQTLLELFRKHNDDAQKLVGISKSAATLAKYDRCYRRMEEFMKAKYNITDIALKEINHMFITDFETYLRTVSLCNENTTAKFMQTFRMIVIMAKNNGWIFTDPFVNYKIRLKRVDRGYLTDVELQKIMKKKFPTKRLEQVRDVFIFSCFTGLAYIDLKTLKASEISISFDGKPWIMKHRQKTDTPVNVPLLKVPLAILKKYEGQLPKGELLPVLSNQKLNSYLKEIGDLCGINKNITFHLARHSYIFLFTRNKKLTRNKLLDR, from the coding sequence ATGAGCAAAAGTACTTTTAAGATTCTTTTCTACATTAGAAAAAATCAAGTGAACAAAGATGGTACAGTCTGCATAATGGTCAGACTGACAGTAAGTGGTGAGGTATCTCAATTTAGCTCTAAATTGAATATTGATCCTAAGGCATGGGACGTTAAGCAAGGTAAAGCGGCAGGTAACTCCGTAAAGGCACGTCAGTTGAATGATTTGTTGGAAGATATACGTACTTCCCTGAAAAATCACTATCGTGATATTGAAATGCATGAATCATTTGTTACTGCGGAGAAAGTAAGAAATGCTTTCCTAGGATATACTATTAAACAACAAACACTATTGGAATTATTCAGAAAGCATAATGATGATGCACAAAAGTTAGTAGGTATCAGTAAGAGTGCAGCTACATTAGCTAAATATGATAGGTGTTATCGTAGGATGGAGGAATTTATGAAGGCTAAGTATAATATTACGGACATTGCTTTGAAAGAGATTAATCATATGTTCATCACGGACTTTGAGACGTATTTACGTACCGTTAGTCTATGTAATGAAAATACAACTGCTAAATTTATGCAGACTTTCCGGATGATTGTGATTATGGCGAAAAATAATGGCTGGATTTTCACTGATCCATTCGTGAATTATAAAATTCGTTTGAAGCGTGTGGATAGAGGGTATTTGACGGATGTGGAACTGCAAAAAATAATGAAGAAGAAGTTTCCCACGAAACGATTGGAACAGGTGCGGGATGTTTTCATTTTTTCATGTTTTACGGGCTTGGCGTATATTGATCTGAAAACGTTAAAAGCGAGTGAAATTAGTATTTCTTTTGATGGTAAGCCGTGGATTATGAAACATCGTCAAAAAACAGATACTCCGGTGAATGTTCCACTTCTGAAAGTGCCATTAGCTATATTGAAAAAGTATGAGGGACAATTGCCTAAAGGAGAATTGTTACCCGTATTGAGTAATCAAAAATTAAATTCGTATTTGAAAGAAATAGGTGATTTGTGCGGAATAAATAAGAATATCACCTTCCACCTTGCAAGACACTCGTATATTTTCTTATTTACTAGAAATAAGAAACTTACAAGAAATAAACTTTTAGACAGGTAA
- a CDS encoding endonuclease MutS2, translated as MIYPQNFEQKIGFDQIRQLLKEKCLSTLGEERVTDMVFSDRFNEVEERLDQVTEFVRILQEEDNFPAQYFFDVRPSLKRIRVEGMYLDEQELFDLRRSLETIRDIVRFLQKSENEEEETTSPYPCLKRLAGDITVFPQLIGKINGILSPYGKIKDNASAELARIRRELASTMGSISRSLNSILRNAQSEGVVDKDVTPTMRDGRLVIPVAPALKRKIKGIVHDESASGKTVFIEPAEVVEANNRIRELEGDERREIIRILMEFSNLLRPSIPDVLLSYEFLAEIDFIRAKALFSEQITGLKPAFENKQVIDWTMAVHPLLQLSLAKHGKKVIPLDIELDEKQRILIISGPNAGGKSVCLKTVGLLQYMLQCGLLIPMHERSHAGIFSNIFIDIGDEQSIEDDLSTYSSHLTNMKIMMKNCNERSLILIDEFGGGTEPQIGGAIAEAVLKRFNQKQTFGVITTHYQNLKHFAEDHDGVVNGAMLYDRHLMQALFQLQIGNPGSSFAVEIARKIGLPEDVISDASEIVGSEYINADKYLQDIVRDKRYWESKRQTIRQREKHMEETIARYQTEIEELQKSRKEILQKAKEEAEQLMQEANARIENTIRAIKEAQAEKEKTRQIRQELNDFRESLDTLTAKEQEEKIARKIEKLKEKQNRKKEKKANKNQENTLSAQALAEQQAKKEAERLAAIVPGSYVKIKGQTSVGEVLEINGKKAIVAFGSIKTTVKLDRLERTNAQPKQADVSTKSTYISSQTQDSMYEKKLNFKQDIDVRGMRGDEALQAVTYFIDDAILVGMSRVRILHGTGTGILRTLIRQYLQTVPGVSHFADEHIQFGGAGITVVDLS; from the coding sequence ATGATATACCCACAGAACTTTGAACAGAAGATAGGCTTCGACCAAATACGCCAACTGCTAAAAGAAAAATGTCTCAGTACGCTTGGCGAAGAGCGAGTGACAGATATGGTGTTCTCCGACCGCTTTAATGAAGTAGAAGAACGCCTGGATCAGGTTACAGAATTCGTACGTATACTTCAAGAAGAAGATAATTTTCCGGCACAATATTTTTTTGATGTACGTCCGTCCCTGAAACGGATACGGGTGGAAGGCATGTATTTGGACGAGCAGGAGCTTTTCGACCTGCGCCGCTCTTTAGAAACGATACGCGACATTGTACGCTTTTTGCAAAAAAGCGAAAATGAAGAAGAGGAAACCACATCTCCTTATCCTTGTCTGAAGCGATTGGCAGGAGACATAACGGTATTCCCGCAACTTATCGGAAAAATAAACGGCATTCTTTCTCCCTACGGAAAAATAAAAGATAACGCCTCGGCAGAACTGGCACGCATCCGCCGCGAACTGGCAAGTACAATGGGAAGTATCTCACGCTCATTGAACAGCATCCTGCGCAATGCCCAATCGGAAGGTGTTGTAGACAAGGACGTAACCCCCACAATGCGCGACGGGCGACTGGTGATTCCTGTAGCTCCAGCCTTGAAACGAAAAATAAAAGGCATCGTACATGACGAATCCGCCAGTGGTAAAACCGTATTCATCGAACCCGCCGAAGTAGTGGAAGCCAACAATCGCATCCGCGAACTCGAAGGGGACGAACGGCGGGAGATTATCCGCATCCTTATGGAATTTTCCAATTTGTTACGCCCATCCATTCCCGATGTTTTACTGTCATATGAATTTCTTGCCGAAATAGATTTCATACGTGCCAAGGCCTTGTTTTCCGAGCAAATCACCGGACTGAAACCGGCTTTTGAAAACAAGCAGGTTATAGACTGGACAATGGCGGTACATCCGCTGTTGCAACTCTCTCTTGCCAAACATGGGAAAAAAGTTATACCGCTGGATATAGAGCTGGACGAAAAACAACGTATTCTCATCATCTCCGGTCCCAACGCCGGCGGAAAGTCTGTCTGCCTGAAAACCGTAGGGTTGCTGCAATACATGTTGCAATGCGGTCTGCTCATCCCGATGCACGAACGTAGCCATGCCGGCATATTCAGCAATATATTCATTGACATCGGCGACGAGCAGTCTATCGAAGATGACCTCAGCACCTACTCCTCGCACCTGACCAATATGAAGATAATGATGAAAAACTGCAACGAACGCAGTCTCATCCTTATCGACGAGTTCGGTGGCGGTACGGAACCCCAGATTGGCGGAGCGATAGCCGAAGCAGTGTTGAAACGTTTCAACCAAAAGCAGACGTTCGGCGTTATTACTACACACTACCAGAATCTGAAGCATTTTGCCGAAGACCATGATGGGGTGGTAAACGGAGCCATGTTATACGACCGCCATTTGATGCAGGCCCTTTTTCAGCTCCAGATAGGTAATCCGGGCAGTTCATTTGCCGTAGAGATTGCCCGTAAAATCGGATTGCCGGAAGATGTAATCTCCGATGCTTCGGAAATTGTAGGCAGTGAATACATCAATGCCGACAAGTACCTGCAAGATATTGTACGCGACAAACGTTATTGGGAAAGCAAACGTCAGACTATCCGGCAACGCGAAAAGCATATGGAGGAAACCATTGCCCGTTATCAGACAGAGATAGAAGAGTTGCAGAAGTCGCGCAAGGAGATTCTGCAGAAAGCCAAAGAGGAGGCGGAACAACTGATGCAGGAAGCTAATGCCCGCATAGAAAACACCATCCGCGCCATTAAAGAAGCGCAGGCCGAAAAGGAAAAGACACGCCAGATACGGCAGGAATTAAATGATTTCCGCGAATCGCTGGACACCCTCACCGCTAAGGAGCAGGAAGAAAAAATTGCCCGCAAAATAGAAAAACTGAAAGAAAAACAAAACCGGAAAAAGGAGAAGAAAGCCAACAAGAATCAGGAAAATACATTGTCTGCACAAGCGTTGGCAGAGCAACAGGCAAAGAAAGAAGCCGAACGTCTGGCAGCAATCGTACCCGGAAGCTATGTCAAGATAAAAGGACAGACCTCAGTTGGCGAAGTATTGGAGATAAACGGCAAGAAAGCCATCGTTGCGTTCGGAAGTATCAAAACCACAGTCAAGCTGGATAGGCTGGAACGGACAAATGCGCAGCCTAAGCAAGCGGATGTCTCTACCAAGAGTACCTATATCAGTTCTCAGACACAAGACAGCATGTACGAAAAAAAGCTGAACTTCAAGCAAGATATAGATGTACGCGGCATGCGTGGAGACGAAGCCCTACAGGCTGTGACCTATTTCATAGACGATGCCATATTGGTAGGAATGTCACGCGTACGCATCCTACACGGAACCGGTACGGGCATCCTGCGCACGCTTATCCGCCAATATCTGCAAACCGTGCCCGGTGTAAGCCATTTTGCCGATGAGCACATTCAATTTGGCGGAGCGGGGATTACGGTTGTAGACTTAAGTTAA
- a CDS encoding L-serine ammonia-lyase — MKSIKELYRIGTGPSSSHTMGPRKAAEIFLERHPEAASFKVTLYGSLAATGKGHMTNIAITEVLQPIAPVEIIWEPKIFLPFHPNGMKFVSVDKAGKETDRWTVFSIGGGALAEENDGASSVNTPDVYSMSSMTEIMQWCERTGKSYWEYVKECEDSDLWDYLQEVWKTMQDAVKRGLEQEGVLPGPLNLRRKASTYYIRASGYKQSLQSRGLVFAYALAVSEENASGGVIVTAPTCGSCGVMPAVLYHLSKSRDFSDTRILRALATAGLVGNIVKTNASISGAEVGCQGEVGVACAMASAAANQLFGGSPAQIEYAAEMGLEHHLGMTCDPVCGLVQIPCIERNAYAAARALDANLYSSFTDGMHRVSFDKVVAVMKETGNDLPSLYKETSEGGLAKDYKPM; from the coding sequence ATGAAATCAATCAAAGAACTATATCGCATCGGCACCGGTCCTTCAAGCAGCCATACCATGGGACCTCGCAAGGCAGCCGAGATATTTCTGGAAAGACATCCGGAAGCTGCATCGTTCAAAGTAACATTATACGGCAGTCTGGCGGCAACAGGCAAGGGTCACATGACCAACATTGCCATTACCGAAGTGCTGCAGCCGATAGCACCGGTAGAGATTATCTGGGAGCCAAAGATTTTTCTCCCCTTCCACCCTAACGGAATGAAGTTTGTCTCCGTTGACAAAGCAGGAAAAGAGACCGACCGATGGACAGTGTTCAGTATCGGCGGCGGCGCTTTGGCAGAAGAGAATGACGGAGCATCCTCGGTCAATACACCCGATGTGTATTCCATGAGCAGCATGACGGAAATCATGCAATGGTGCGAACGTACAGGAAAGAGCTATTGGGAATACGTCAAGGAATGTGAAGACAGCGATCTATGGGATTACCTGCAAGAAGTATGGAAAACCATGCAGGATGCCGTGAAACGGGGATTGGAACAGGAAGGCGTATTGCCCGGTCCGTTGAACCTACGCCGTAAAGCTTCCACTTACTATATACGTGCCAGCGGATACAAACAATCCCTGCAATCGCGCGGACTGGTATTTGCCTATGCATTGGCGGTAAGTGAAGAAAATGCTTCGGGCGGCGTCATCGTCACTGCTCCTACGTGCGGCTCGTGCGGAGTGATGCCTGCCGTACTCTACCACCTTTCCAAAAGTCGTGATTTCAGTGATACGCGTATCTTGCGCGCCCTTGCCACAGCCGGGTTGGTAGGAAATATAGTAAAGACCAACGCTTCCATTTCAGGCGCGGAAGTAGGCTGCCAGGGAGAAGTCGGCGTAGCCTGTGCAATGGCCTCGGCAGCCGCCAACCAACTTTTTGGCGGCAGCCCCGCACAAATAGAATATGCTGCGGAAATGGGTTTGGAACATCATCTGGGAATGACCTGCGACCCGGTATGCGGACTGGTGCAGATTCCTTGTATAGAACGGAATGCCTATGCCGCCGCACGCGCCTTGGATGCCAACCTTTACTCCTCTTTCACCGATGGTATGCACCGGGTATCTTTCGACAAAGTAGTAGCAGTTATGAAAGAAACCGGAAACGACCTTCCGTCACTTTATAAGGAAACAAGTGAAGGCGGACTGGCTAAAGATTATAAACCGATGTAG
- a CDS encoding PepSY-like domain-containing protein, producing MKTKIQVLAMMFIAAMAFGACDDDDKNDNIKVPDAVSKALKDKYPAAMDIEWERKGDYFVADCWMDGREMDVWYDVQATWKLTETDILWEGLPPTVQTAFEGGEYAQWKREDIDMLEYPVQPVQYVIEVERGNEEYQLFYAGDGNLLQKRDVSGNKDDTHWPIDELKTGR from the coding sequence ATGAAAACAAAAATTCAAGTATTAGCGATGATGTTCATTGCGGCAATGGCTTTCGGTGCGTGCGATGATGATGACAAAAACGATAATATAAAAGTTCCCGATGCCGTGTCGAAAGCCCTTAAGGACAAATATCCTGCTGCCATGGATATTGAATGGGAACGGAAAGGTGATTATTTCGTAGCCGACTGTTGGATGGACGGCAGGGAAATGGATGTGTGGTATGATGTTCAGGCAACCTGGAAATTGACGGAGACGGATATTCTTTGGGAAGGTTTGCCGCCTACGGTACAGACCGCTTTCGAAGGCGGAGAATATGCGCAGTGGAAACGGGAAGATATTGATATGCTTGAATATCCCGTACAGCCTGTCCAGTATGTTATCGAAGTGGAGAGAGGTAATGAGGAGTATCAGTTGTTCTATGCCGGAGATGGTAATTTATTGCAGAAACGTGATGTAAGTGGCAATAAGGACGATACGCACTGGCCGATAGATGAGCTGAAGACCGGGCGTTAA
- a CDS encoding PepSY-like domain-containing protein, which produces MKKVLSILVLALVAVQLAFAGDVITRDAKQLPLTARNFINRYFTDPQISHIKIETGILGSKSYEVLLTDRTEIDFDSNGNWTDVDCKKAAVPEALIPVSVKEYVKTNFPQEVITKIERRRSGVEVELANDYSLKFNSKGKFVGMDD; this is translated from the coding sequence ATGAAGAAAGTATTATCTATCCTTGTGTTGGCTCTTGTAGCCGTTCAGTTGGCATTTGCCGGTGATGTCATTACGCGCGATGCCAAGCAGTTGCCTTTGACAGCCCGTAACTTCATCAACCGGTATTTCACCGATCCGCAAATCTCGCATATCAAGATTGAAACCGGAATACTGGGCTCGAAAAGTTATGAGGTGCTGTTGACCGACCGTACGGAGATTGATTTTGACAGCAACGGAAACTGGACTGATGTGGATTGCAAGAAGGCTGCTGTGCCCGAAGCTCTGATTCCGGTATCTGTGAAAGAGTATGTAAAGACGAACTTCCCGCAGGAGGTCATCACCAAGATTGAACGCAGACGCAGCGGGGTGGAAGTTGAACTTGCCAATGACTATTCCTTGAAATTCAACAGCAAAGGAAAATTTGTAGGCATGGACGATTGA
- a CDS encoding sensor histidine kinase encodes MKLVYYTYRKISLLLFVLMAVWGVLFYYAIIDEVVDETDDTLENYAEILIEHVLHDSSLLETEGSLMSFYKFRPISEQEGNHYQEVFYDSTVYIELEDENEPVRVMRTAFRMPDGQFYELTLMISILERDDMVEAMLWYLGALFLLLLICTSVGIQVILKGVFRPLHKLLDWLHGIQPGKEVPALENPTKIREFRQLSEAAVDMGNRSYKAYEEQKQFIENASHELQTPLAIVRGKVELLAESDSLTEQQMKELDEIYSTLGRAVKLNKSLLLLSRIENGQYTESEDVSVDEILENLLPDLMDIYEHKQVRLLRKQGEQPFIIRCNHSLAQILVSNLVKNALLHNADGGELQILTTPDSLVIKNTGDTPLDGEKLFRRFYHSIDGKKDSTGLGLAIARSIARISFLRLTYEWQDGMHCFLLVKENKNNR; translated from the coding sequence ATGAAACTGGTATATTATACATATCGTAAAATCTCCTTATTGCTATTTGTCCTGATGGCTGTATGGGGGGTATTGTTTTATTATGCCATTATTGATGAGGTTGTTGATGAAACGGACGATACGCTGGAAAATTATGCCGAAATATTAATAGAACACGTACTTCACGATTCTTCCCTTCTTGAAACGGAGGGCTCATTGATGTCTTTTTATAAATTCCGTCCCATCTCTGAACAGGAGGGAAATCATTATCAGGAAGTTTTTTATGACTCTACCGTGTATATCGAACTTGAGGACGAGAACGAACCGGTACGCGTGATGCGTACGGCATTCCGCATGCCCGACGGACAGTTTTACGAGCTTACTCTGATGATTTCCATTTTGGAACGGGACGATATGGTGGAGGCAATGCTCTGGTATTTGGGGGCTTTGTTCCTGCTGTTGCTGATTTGTACATCGGTGGGCATTCAAGTGATATTGAAAGGGGTATTCCGCCCGTTGCATAAGTTACTGGACTGGTTGCACGGCATCCAGCCCGGCAAAGAAGTTCCGGCATTGGAGAACCCTACGAAGATACGTGAATTCCGTCAGTTGAGCGAGGCTGCGGTGGATATGGGCAACCGCAGTTACAAGGCTTATGAAGAGCAGAAGCAGTTTATAGAAAACGCATCGCATGAGTTGCAGACACCGCTTGCCATCGTGCGCGGTAAAGTGGAACTGCTGGCTGAAAGCGACAGCCTGACCGAACAGCAGATGAAGGAACTGGATGAAATCTATTCAACGTTGGGACGTGCGGTGAAACTGAATAAGTCCTTGCTGCTGCTTTCCCGTATAGAGAACGGGCAGTACACGGAGTCGGAGGATGTATCGGTGGACGAGATACTGGAAAACCTTCTGCCTGATTTGATGGATATATACGAACATAAGCAGGTGCGCTTGCTGCGTAAGCAGGGGGAACAGCCTTTTATTATCCGCTGTAATCATTCGTTGGCACAGATTCTGGTTTCCAATCTGGTTAAGAATGCATTGCTTCATAATGCGGATGGGGGAGAGTTGCAGATACTCACTACTCCGGATTCGCTGGTAATAAAGAATACAGGTGATACTCCTTTGGACGGTGAGAAGTTGTTCCGCCGTTTCTACCATAGTATTGACGGAAAGAAAGATTCCACCGGACTGGGACTCGCCATAGCCCGTTCCATAGCCCGGATTTCTTTTTTGAGGCTTACTTACGAATGGCAGGATGGAATGCATTGCTTTCTACTTGTTAAAGAAAATAAAAATAACCGTTAA
- a CDS encoding response regulator transcription factor, translating into MKILIVEDEQDLRETIRTSLLKEKFVVETAADYFSALDKINDYDYDCILLDIMLPGGSGLDLLRELKHLRRTDSVLIISAKDSLDDKVDGLELGADDYLTKPFHLAELNARIKSLIRRRQAQGDMSVTVGNLLLYPDKRQAEVGGAPLQLNRKEFDLLYYFVVNANRVINKMSLAESVWGDNIDQADSLDFIYSQVKNLRKKLKQANASVELKAVYGFGYKLSEL; encoded by the coding sequence ATGAAAATCCTGATTGTAGAAGATGAGCAAGATTTGCGGGAAACAATCCGCACTTCGCTCCTGAAAGAGAAATTTGTCGTAGAAACGGCTGCCGATTATTTTTCGGCTCTGGACAAGATAAACGACTATGATTACGACTGTATCCTATTGGACATTATGCTGCCGGGAGGAAGCGGTCTGGATTTGTTGCGCGAGCTGAAGCACTTGCGCCGTACGGACAGTGTGCTCATCATCTCCGCCAAGGATTCGCTGGACGATAAAGTGGACGGTCTGGAACTGGGGGCGGATGATTATCTGACGAAGCCTTTCCATCTGGCAGAACTGAATGCACGCATAAAATCTTTAATACGCCGCCGTCAGGCACAAGGCGATATGTCTGTCACCGTGGGCAATTTGTTGCTCTATCCGGACAAACGGCAGGCGGAAGTAGGCGGTGCTCCTTTGCAACTGAACCGTAAGGAATTCGACCTGCTGTATTACTTTGTGGTGAACGCCAACCGGGTTATCAATAAAATGAGCCTTGCCGAGTCGGTGTGGGGTGATAATATTGACCAGGCAGATTCGTTGGATTTCATATATTCGCAGGTGAAGAACCTGCGCAAGAAGCTGAAGCAGGCCAATGCCTCTGTGGAGCTGAAAGCTGTTTATGGCTTTGGCTATAAATTGTCCGAATTATGA